DNA from Apostichopus japonicus isolate 1M-3 chromosome 15, ASM3797524v1, whole genome shotgun sequence:
TCCAGTCCCATTTGCCCAACCAGTCACAAATCCCTCCCTGCCACACACCCTCTCGCAGTGAAATTGGATGCAGTattaataccccccccccaattccaCGTAATTTTGGAATCCAATGGTGAAGCCTACATAACATTGAAGTTGCCTTGTgtattcccccccccacccccactatgTTCTGTAGAGTTGTGTTTTACTCACCAAGGTGATTTCATTGTAGCGTAGTAAAaccacgttttttttttcgcccTTTTGTTTCAGGATATAGCAACCAGTTTCATGGACGGCGAGATGACCGTGAACGAATTCTTACAGTCATTCCAGACTTGCAGACTCGAAGCCCATCTCAAGAGGATAAAAGCCGACAAGATGAGGGAACTCGTAAATAAATTACCGAACTATCAAAACGTGACATTCGCGAGCCCACACGCAGCCCCGACAATCGGACCACCTGTGGCGGCGCCTAGAGATCTCCCCAGGACACCGCATCCAACACCCATGTACCAGATGCCCCCCCAACCACCCATCCCATATGGCAAACCCATGCCGGCACCAAGAGTTCCGGTCTACGCCCCTGGAGTGCCTCAGAGCTACTCCAGTTATCAACCTCCCAACGGGGAGATAGCGTAttattgaaggaaaaaaaggcCAAGTGGATCGTTCACAGCGTACCTGTATATGGAAGGCTGGATGTTATAACAAAACTCTGTATCCGAAATGTGTTTGAATTCATTTTGAAAAGCAGGATTTGTCCAACCTTTTTACCGTGGAGTGGCcggattttttttcccttttcggAGCGTAATTGTGGTACTTTGCAAAGTGTTTGCCGACCACTGACTTCACAGCGCAACAAATAATTAAGTAATGGATCATGCTATGATTCATCACACTGTAGTTCGCCATCTGTGAATATTACCTCCGACCTCGGTATGTGGCTCAGGAGAAAAGATTGATCATCATCATATATTATACCAACTCCTTGCGAAGCCTACTCACGACATGACTTTACCGGGATTCCAAATGAGTTCAATCAGAATTTTGTGTTTaccttttttgttttaatgtattttttttcaaacacattTTGCATCCAGGATGAATTCATGCGGAATCCCCTTCGGTGTTAGTTTCGTCTTAAGGATGTGGTAACAAAACCATATTGCATGACCAGTCCATCATAATGGCATACATGAAGAGATGGTTTTCTCTCTTATTATTTAGAATAATATAGTCATAAATTATGAGaagataacaatttttttcccgtTCCAAACATGTACTGATAAATATGTCAGTGATTTGAGACAAAACAGTAGTGTAGGCACTATGGAACCTCCATGGGTATACTTGTGCATCATTCACCTTGTTCGTCACGTGCATCGTTCCAAGTCAGGGATCCGGagggtgacatccctatgttccgacgtctctatgttccaacgtctctatgttccgacaaaaagaaaaaatttggAGCAACTTGTTTCATCCcaaaatttgtttgtatcaaTACTAAGAAAAGTAGTTTTGCGATCCCAGTatttttgtgaccaaattttttttggaactcattttttccccaaaaaagtcccaaaaataatttttagtccgaaaaaaatttggtccgaaaaaatgttggtaaaaaaaattttgagtcccaaaaaaattttggtcacaaaaatattgtgGTCTACAAAATTGCTTTCTTGGTACAAAAAATTTttaggatttaaaaaaaaaagggttctgaattatttctttttgtcagaatatagagatgtcggaacatagagatgtaaccatcCGGAGTAGAGCTGGAATTGTAGAAAGGGGGTGAAAAACGTCTAAAGTGACAAGAAATAGACAGCCCTTTTTCatcaaagaaatatatgaagTTTCACATGGTGAAGTGCATTATACAAGACTTAAGTCATTTAAGAACCTTGGGTGTCTAGTAGACCCATAGGTAAAGTTCACCCTGCCAAtctttttgtatgtttttttttttcttttctcggTGCAGTTTATTACTGTCAACCTtatgatgaatatttatatatttgggAATTTCCTTGGTGCTGATTGGAGTGTCAATATCTCGGCAGAAAATTATTATACCACTTCTACTCAGTAGTACCCTGATATGGAAAGGTGTATgaagaacacaaaaaaaaagaacaaaaaaaaaagacaagctGAACGTGTCACGTTTTTCCACAGGGAGGGTGAACCTTCACTAAGTAGTGGTGTGTCACATGTGTGACCCCAGGCATGGTGAACCTTTACTAATTAGTGATGAAGATGAAGAGTGTAGGATTTTGCCATATTAGGAGTTTAGGATACTTAACACAAAATTTATTTGGTACAATTATCCAGAATTTTAAAGTGACTATAATTAATCGAGACAGGTATTAACGTTTGATTACTTGATATTTAATTGGCTTGTAAACTGATAATGTAGAATTAGATacaaaaccaaattttttttttttctgctttgtaaaaataataatcggaATTAACTTATGTGGTAATGCTGTATctaaactttataaaaaaagaataattttgtttttgttttatgattgcAAATGAAATTGATGTGTGCCTGTAAATGTTGGGGGAAATGGTAGGATTGGCAGATGTATGTTTAAATTTCAATGATTATTAAATTGCTTTATCTGGTACAGATGATCACCCTATGAGGTCATTTTTCAGAGGACTTTCCGTATTTCAGAAAGCTCGGTTTCACACAGTTAAGACACAACTTTTTTTGTATATTATGTACTTTCGTGTCATGAAACGGACAGTTTGACCAATATGAATGTCCTGTTTCCATTGTCTAAAATTTCCCAGGTCAGTTTGTTATTActcaataacatatttttaagtATGAAATATTATCGATATCCTGTCTCTCTATAAAGAGATTTAAGAGATATAAAATGAGAGATATAAATGATTTAGAACTGTAGAAACTGTCAGTATTCattgctttgaagcatgatatgggatgACAGAATAATTTCATTGCAAGAGGCTTTGTCTTTTCTGTTCTTTACCATCATAAGTGGCCTGCGCTGAAAGTGATAATATGGTCTGAAATTTAAATAGTATATAACGCAGAGCTTCTGATTTTAAGTACATTGATCCAACTTCAAATTTCATAGCTTGCTCGATTGTTGACATTTAAAAAGTTCTAATTTATTCAACTTTATTAGGTCGAGTGCATTGCGCAAtattctgtgatgtcatacccGTACTGCACTCACTTACTGctgttgttttcctttaaaattgaAATGGTGTTGTATCCAGAGAGCTTcagccaccacccccccccccaccactctcCAGAATAAGATCAGGGAGGGAGAGTTGAACGACATTACATGTTAAACCCCATGAGTGGTGGTTGTGCCCCCTGGTCGTATGACCTTGTAATAAGACTGTAACTGTGTGGTGGGATgtaactttatgttaatgagatCAAGTGACCAGAATTCGGCGTTGCGAGTTAAGTGTCTGTCAATGCGCGACATCACAGATTATTGCACCATGCACCAGTTATATGATTTCATAACAAACATCAGGTGGAATTTTTCTAAGTTACTGATCAGTAAATTTAATTCGTCAATCGTGTTCCAGTCCGCAATTTCTCTCTGAAATTAATACCGGAGTGAACTAGGTAAGAGTTTAGTCGCACAGACGATCAAAGGCTCAAATATCGGGAAGACAATGTATCCATCCTTTTAAAGATATAGCCTCTGTGGCAGACATCTCGTTTCTAATGAACCATATGCTAATCCATATGCTAATTAGTTCATCAATTATACATTGAATAACCATGGTATCTGTATTAGCTAGcattttctgtttctgttcTACTGGTCAAAATCAGCATCTTGTTGGTTTATTAGCAATATCTACATGAATCATCAAGCATTAACAAAATTGCAATGTTATATTCACTTATGATGAAAATGTGTCTTTCAGATGAAGATAATGTAACAAACgttgaaatttaaattaaaaaggaAATATACCTGTTTTTAATACGATAACAATGGCTTCTAGGAAGCACTCTGTGTTTTTGTGTCCAAGTCTGAGCAAGAAGTTTCTGTTACAtctattttgaaaatgtgtcctACTGTGATAAtactttttttgtaattttaaatttgtttagtTATCTATAAAAATTGTTTACCTTTGCACCATACTCAGTATCTCCATGATTATAATAATTTCTCACCCTCTAACTTATATACAGCTTAGCAAGGATTTAAAACTATTTGCTTCAGAAAGACTGCATGCTGGTGTGTGTGAATTTTTAGTCCCTTTGCTATTAACATACATGGGACATATATTGCCttgtatttcatttaaaaaaaaaattacctttaTCAATCTCTGGTAGTGCATATACTTAATCAAAtttcttaatatttcatttgagAGGTCAGAAAAAGTTGCCCCTAGATATGTTAGAAAGACTGCTTATAATGGTCTATACTCAATTTCCATTGGTTTATCTTTAGGACCTCCTTACagccactttttttttaacactggGGCAGTTGATAAGATCAgattgaagttaaaagaaaagaaagatttgaaacattaaaatgcaaacatttttttgggTAAAACGGGTGATCTTAATAGTCGCATCCACTTGTACCTTTTCCAGTTCAATCAATTAAGAAGGTTCAAAGTTGATTATCCTCTTGAATACATTTTATTTGGTTTAGACTCATCAATACTTGCTTACCTTAATTGCACACAACATGTTTCTTCCTTCACTTTAGCTGGTTGTATATCCAATTCCAGGATTATCTTAATATCAAAATTTTGACCAAGATTAATTTCATTGTAGTAAAACCTTGTGTAAGTTTGGGGAAATTCTTTGAGGCTGGTTGTAAATTTACGTTTGAAGATGAAGAATATTATCAGTATTTGAGATATATTATATTCTAGCATGTTTGGGAAAATATTGTGATGACCTAAAGAtttgttttgataaaaaaataaggCTCAACTGCcatcaaaaatattttttttactcgaTTGAACATTTAGGCTTCTTATGAATGTGTCAGAAGACATGAGTTACTTGTTCCACATGTCCTGCAGAAAACATATAAATAGTAAAATTGAcaatttacatttattttcatatttggccATGAATAAAGCCTGTTGTAAATTTGATACTACAAAATCCTTTACCACTTATTGAACAGGAGGAGGAAGGTCATATGGCTACACTCTGTTACATGAGGTGGATCGGTACCTCGAGTCGATCATAAAATTTAAAGATCGACCAAGAATCGGCACCCCAGCGTCTTTAAGTGAAAAATTGGTAAAAGTAAGCTCCTTACAGGCTCTGATCCTTGAAACTATTCCAAAACATTTGAGGGGTGAGTAAAAATTGACAATTAAATTTTTCAGTGTGTTTAACTACTTTTAGGATAGGAGagttcttttttccccttcttcctTATAAGCATGGCTGACCATTTTTTGACcgtctagcatatttgggaaaTTGGGGGCAGCATTGATAACCTTTAAAGATCTTCAGGGGCTTGTATATTTCAGCGTTAAAGTCACTGCAACATATTTTAGTTGGATGTTATCACTTTCTATCTTCTTTCCAAGTGTGTCGGAACACTCGACATCTTAGATTTATCTCTTTCGCAAGTACACAATTTTAATATGTTATTCTTGATACAGATGATGATAATACAATAGTAACTAAACTAATTATTTTGCTcaatgttttggttttttttttatggcatgAGCTATTTCTGTAAAGGTTAAGAAATTACACGTAACTCAAAAGCTGCCAACTTGTCAGGTGAAGCTTGACTAGAGTGTTCATATTGACCTATGGTAGCTTATAAGGAACATTATAAGGTTAcctgaaaaagtaaaaaatattgagaaaaattttgagattgaaagtcaaaattttgagttttTCAAGTTTGATTTGATCATATCACTGATAAACCTTTTATCATCCTGCAATATTTGAAAGACAGTTTGATTGATGCAGGTGAAGGAAAGCTAAAATTGTCCTTTTGGTTTGTTAATCCTGATCAGCTCCCATTGTCTTGCCCTCCCAAATTTCACCTAAAGAAAGGGGAACAAGTCATGACGTATGAGAGGGGTGCAATCGAACAGTACCCCAATCCTCTCCATGGGGTACCAACATGAAAATGAAACCAGATTTGAAGTTAAAAAACTTGTTCTAACATAAATTGTAAGGGGactacaatgtttttttttacaaacatgTAACCAGGTCGTATTCCCCATCTGACCCAACTTTACTTGGGGCCTGATCACATATGACCAGATTATTGGAAACTTTATCAAATTAGTATAGCTTTCTTTCAATATCACTCTTCTGGCTCAAATGGAACAAGAGTACAGTTCATCATGCATAGGCCCAGGTTAAAACTATGTGGGGCCCTACGccttatttttatatatttttttattgcgGGAGGGGCCCTATTCCCCTACGACGGATGACATATCCATCAAATTAACTTTTTCTGGATTTCATACTTGCAGAGTCATCAACGATGTCCAGGAAGCCGATGTCTTGTTAAATCCAACTCAATGGTCACCAAAGGGGTAACGCAATTACTCTTGGCATAATGTCAATCAAAGCTGGATTTTCACtaatttgcaacaaaaaaaaggatTGTTACCTTCATGCGGGGCCATAAATTTGGGGGCCCTAGGCCATGTTTTACTTAGCCTATATCATAATGCAACACATAAGCACACCAAGACTTAAAGTGAACCTTTATAGTCCTGTGGTACCAGGTCCCAGGGAACCAGTGGACATTTctctgcctccccccccccctcctcctatgGAAAAATGACTGCCTACATACTGTATGGCATGTCTGTGAAAAAAAAGCTGGAACACTTGACATTATATAATGTTATTAAAATCTCTATTATATTGTACTTTCCTGACCACCTTGGGTCAAAGCACATGAATCGAAATTTGTCATATTTAGTCTCTTTGCCACAACTCCAGCCACAGTTGAACTCACAGCAACAGATCAAATATCTCTCTTGCCAGGGAATACTTTAGGTGGTAACATTTTGTGCAGCACTTTTTGAGGCTTGTGACTCTTGCTTCTcattaaatactaaaaatatTATCATACTGTGAACTCAAAAAACTGTGACAAAACCTAAAATATGCCAAGCAAAATCTGAAAATGCTAAAATTACGAAGCTAAATTATTCTCCGACTTCAACGATAACATTATTTATGCTTCTTAATAATTATCTTACGGATCATCGAGAGAAAGACGTGGATGGTTTTTATCGAGGAGAACAAAAATGACCAAATAGCAAATAAATAACCTGATTTATTATTCAACCTtctcttatgaatattcataatacaGTCCGAAACATCACAATCATGGTGACTCGTCATTCAACCTTTTTTGTTGCCAAGgttatttaatttgaaaatcaaTGATTGATTATCTATTTGAATGAATCTATTTGGAAGTTGAACATGGTTATgtaaaaacattaattattttatttactttatcaTAGAGGCCCCTTTGTTGAGGGCTCCAAACTTAAAATCTCCACCCTAAAGGCATATCAGTCATAGATTTACCAAATGGTGACCTACAGTTCAAATATACACATTTGGTATGTAGCTTGATATCACCCTTGTAATTGCACTTTCCTTAAATTGGGTAAAAACATCAACAGGGAACCAGAGAGATTAGTATTCAGGACATAGAGATTCCCATATGAGGTGCGTGTCACTTTATGTGGCAGAGTGTGATGAGGTCGGGGTTCAAGGTATTTAACTCACATGAATGTATGAAGTGTTACATACACATCACATGCCTGCACATTGACATGACTGCTCGCTGTTAAAGGTCATCATCATGAATGaacctcaaatatgctagaaagttcaATTATGGCCACTGGTGCCCATTATGTCAAAAAGCATTTAACTACCAATGTCAGGCCTCAGATTGTTTCCCTTCTTTAGGCTATATTCATAGATGTCCAATTTTCTCCATTTTTATGTGAGGATCTGTTAGATGGTCAGAGCCTTGACagccaataaaaagaaaaacccTTTGAAAATTTTTATCAGCAAGCTAACATTTGCTGATGAAACTGATGTCCTTTAAAGTTACAAGCACCCGTAATGTATCAACCTCGCTAATTGATGTAACAAATGAAAATGACCAACTGTATATATGTCAAATTCAGTATCCACACAACAAGATTCAATGGTTATCTCAATATTTAAACTTTCTTTTGTTTGTCTGCtatcataaataaaaattaaaaatattaaaaatggaTCCCAGATAATCTATCATACTGTAAAGGTTATTCTCTCCTTATTTTGTTATTCTTACCCGAATCTTGTTTAAATTTGCTTTCGTTAAAAGGGACCCATCCTAACAATTTAAAAGAACCGAAAGCGAACCCTGCACACATTAAGGCTATAAGTACAAAGGGAGTCCTCTGAGCTCGGTCCTGCAGTTTCTTATATTCCTCCGCTCTCAACTGCCGGTACTTTTTCTCTTCCTGATGTTTGTCTATATTCGCGCGGTACCGCTTCTTCAAGAATTCGTCTATCACGTTCTCGGTGTGGGCGCTCCTGAACGTGGCCGTGAACTGGTCGCCCATTTCCCGGGCCCTGGGCCCTGTCGGGGCAGTGGCCTCGGAGTGATGCCGCTGCTGACCCATCCTGTCTCTGTGGGTGAGGATACCCTGGTCGTACCTCCTCCTCAGCTTGCCGTTGCCGAGGACGCTGTAGGCGTCGTTGATCTTCGAGAACATCTCCTGGGAAGACTTGGAGCCTTTGTTTCGATCGGGATGGTACTGCTTGGACAGTTTGTAGTACGCTGATTTGATTTGTGCTTGGGTTGCATTGTTTTGGAGTCCCAGGACTTGGTAAAGGTTAAATGTATAGTTCGTAGAGTATCCTCTCCGTGGTATATGACGGTTTGTGCGGGTGATTATGGGGAAGTGTGTTGTCTTCAGTCTCCACGATAAAGACCCCCATTGTGGTTTCTGTAGTTGCTGCATTTCAGTCCTAAAATGGGATTTTCACCTGGACGGGCAGGAAAAAAGCTCAAATGAGTTTTTGTGGTATGGTGTAATcgacaaattttgaaatgaatgaatCGTTTataattaatgttgaaataaGTCCCTATTTAA
Protein-coding regions in this window:
- the LOC139981631 gene encoding uncharacterized protein codes for the protein MQQLQKPQWGSLSWRLKTTHFPIITRTNRHIPRRGYSTNYTFNLYQVLGLQNNATQAQIKSAYYKLSKQYHPDRNKGSKSSQEMFSKINDAYSVLGNGKLRRRYDQGILTHRDRMGQQRHHSEATAPTGPRAREMGDQFTATFRSAHTENVIDEFLKKRYRANIDKHQEEKKYRQLRAEEYKKLQDRAQRTPFVLIALMCAGFAFGSFKLLGWVPFNESKFKQDSGKNNKIRRE